In the genome of Daphnia pulicaria isolate SC F1-1A unplaced genomic scaffold, SC_F0-13Bv2 h1tg000153l, whole genome shotgun sequence, one region contains:
- the LOC124319333 gene encoding complement C1q tumor necrosis factor-related protein 2-like has product MGSAMMESIYCDFTKLPDDAGFQKWIGYADVKSAPVYFYVQRNSSFFTENTPIPFDLARVNEGNGMDLTSGIFTAPRPGIYFFSFAAVAHLEYSSGCWFTSTLILNGNLIGQSHVQSNSNVNQMSPLTLQSTLNLQKGDRVWVHMDYCGSSSYLYDVGAHLTHFTGFMLEEEIVAYL; this is encoded by the exons ATGGGATCGGCGATGATGGAATCAATTTACTGCGATTTCACTAAACTCCCTGACGATGCGG gtttccagaaatggatcggatacgccgacgtTAAATCGGCGCCCGTttatttctacgtccagagaaattcttcatttttcacagAAAACactccgattccgttcgatttggcgcgggtgaacgagggaaatgGCATGGATTTGACATCGGGAatattcacggcaccgcgaccgggaatttattttttctctttcgcggcAGTGGCGCATCTTGAATATTCATCTGGTTGCTGGTTTACTTCTACTCTTATTTTGAACGGAAATCTAATCGGGCAGAGTCATGTTCAGAGTAACAGCAACGTTAATCAAATGAGTCCGTTGACcctccagtcgacgctgaacttGCAAAAAGGCGATCGAGTCTGGGTGCATATGGATTATTGTGGTTCATCCTCGTATTTGTATGACGTCGGTGCCCACTTGACCCATTTCAccggtttcatgttggaggaggaaattgtggcGTACCTTTGA